A single genomic interval of Oncorhynchus mykiss isolate Arlee chromosome 13, USDA_OmykA_1.1, whole genome shotgun sequence harbors:
- the LOC110486638 gene encoding 60S ribosomal protein L3, translated as MSHRKFSAPRHGSLGFLPRKRSRRHRGKVKSFPKDDPSKPVHLTAFLGYKAGMTHIVREVDRPGSKVNKKEVVEAVTIVETPPMVVVGVVGYVETPRGLRSFKTIFAEHISDECKRRFYRNWYKSKKKAFTKYCKKWQDDEGKKQLEKDFASMKKYCQVVRIIAHTQMRLLPLRQKKSHLMEVQLNGGSISDKVDWAREKLEQSIPITNVFTQDEMIDVIGVTKGHGYKGVTSRWHTKKLPRKTHRGLRKVACIGAWHPSRVAFSVARAGQKGYHHRTEINKKIYKIGQGYHTKDGKLVKNNAATEYDLSNKSITPLGGFVHYGEVTNDFVMLKGCTIGVKKRVLTLRKSLLVQSSRRATEKIDLKFIDTTSKFGHGRFQTVEEKKAFMGPLKKDRIAKEETA; from the exons ATG TCCCACCGTAAATTTTCGGCTCCCCGCCACGGATCCTTGGGTTTCCTGCCCCGTAAGAGGAGCAGACGTCACCGTGGTAAGGTGAAGAGTTTCCCCAAGGATGACCCCAGCAAGCCAGTTCACTTGACTGCCTTCCTTGGCTACAAGGCTGGCATGACTCACATCGTGCGTGAAGTCGACAGACCTGGCTCAA AGGTGAACAAAAAGGAAGTGGTTGAGGCTGTGACCATTGTGGAGACTCCTCCCATGGTTGTGGTGGGTGTTGTGGGTTATGTCGAGACCCCCCGTGGCCTGCGTTCCTTCAAGACCATCTTCGCTGAGCACATCAGTGATGAGTGCAAGCGTCGCTTCTACAGGAACTG GTACAAGTCCAAGAAGAAGGCCTTCACAAAGTACTGCAAGAAGTGGCAGGATGACGAGGGCAAGAAGCAGCTGGAGAAGGACTTCGCCTCCATGAAGAAGTACTGCCAGGTCGTCCGCATCATCGCCCACACACAG atGAGGCTGCTGCCCCTGAGGCAGAAAAAGTCCCACCTGATGGAGGTGCAGCTCAATGGAGGCTCCATCTCTGACAAGGTGGACTGGGCCCGTGAGAAGCTGGAGCAGTCTATCCCCATCACCAATGTCTTCACCCAGGATGAGATGATCGACGTTATCGGTGTCACAAAGGGTCACGGATACAAAG GTGTCACCAGCCGTTGGCACACAAAGAAGCTTCCCCGTAAGACCCATCGTGGTCTGCGTAAGGTGGCCTGTATCGGTGCCTGGCATCCCTCCCGTGTGGCCTTCTCTGTGGCCCGTGCTGGTCAGAAAGGCTACCACCACCGCACAGAGATCAACAAGAAGATCTACAAGATCGGCCAGGGCTACCACACCAAGGACGGCAAGCTGGTGAAGAACAACGCCGCCACCGAGTACGATCTGTCCAACAAGAGCATCACCCCTTTGGGTGGCTTCGTCCACTACGGAGAGGTGACCAATGACTTTGTCATGCTGAAGGGCTGCACAATTGGAGTCAAGAAGAGGGTGCTAACCCTGCGTAAG TCTCTGTTGGTGCAGTCCAGCCGTCGTGCCACGGAGAAGATCGACCTCAAGTTCATCGACACCACCTCCAAGTTTGGCCACGGCCGCTTCCAGACAGTGGAGGAAAAGAAGGCGTTCATG GGACCACTCAAGAAGGACCGCATTGCCAAGGAAGAGACTGCCTAA